A region of Pseudomonas putida DNA encodes the following proteins:
- the aroB gene encoding 3-dehydroquinate synthase, producing MQTLKVDLGERSYPIYIGEGLLDQPELLAPHIAGRQVAIVSNETVAPLYLERLAKTLGAYSVLPVVLPDGEAYKNWETLQLIFDGLLTARHDRRTTVVALGGGVIGDMAGFAAACYQRGVDFIQVPTTLLSQVDSSVGGKTGINHPLGKNMVGAFYQPNAVLIDTTSLKTLPARELSAGLAEVIKYGLICDKPFLGWLEDNMNALRALDSAALTEAIRRSCAAKAAVVGADERESGVRATLNLGHTFGHAIETHMGYGVWLHGEAVSAGTVMALEMSMRLGWIDQTERDRAIRLLQDAGLPVVPPQEMTPAHFMEHMAVDKKVLDGRLRLVLLRQMGEAVVTDDYPKEILQATLSADYRAIVAQL from the coding sequence ATGCAGACACTAAAGGTCGACCTGGGCGAGCGTAGCTACCCGATCTACATTGGCGAAGGCCTGCTGGACCAGCCTGAGCTGCTGGCGCCGCATATTGCCGGGCGGCAGGTCGCCATCGTTTCCAACGAAACCGTCGCGCCACTGTACCTCGAACGCCTGGCCAAGACCCTTGGTGCGTATTCAGTGTTGCCCGTGGTGTTGCCTGATGGCGAAGCCTACAAGAACTGGGAAACGCTGCAGTTGATCTTCGATGGCCTGCTCACCGCCCGCCACGACCGTCGCACCACCGTGGTGGCCCTCGGCGGCGGCGTGATCGGCGACATGGCCGGTTTTGCCGCCGCCTGTTACCAGCGCGGCGTCGATTTCATCCAGGTGCCAACCACCCTGCTGTCCCAGGTCGATTCCTCGGTCGGTGGCAAGACCGGCATCAACCACCCGCTGGGCAAGAACATGGTCGGTGCTTTCTATCAGCCCAACGCAGTGCTGATCGACACCACCAGCCTCAAGACCTTGCCCGCGCGTGAGTTGTCCGCGGGCCTGGCCGAAGTGATCAAGTACGGTCTGATCTGCGACAAACCTTTCCTCGGTTGGCTTGAGGACAATATGAATGCCCTGCGTGCCCTGGATAGCGCGGCGCTGACCGAAGCCATTCGCCGCTCCTGCGCGGCCAAGGCTGCCGTGGTCGGCGCAGACGAGCGCGAATCGGGCGTGCGGGCGACTCTGAACCTTGGACATACCTTCGGGCATGCCATCGAAACCCATATGGGTTACGGCGTCTGGCTGCACGGCGAAGCCGTGTCGGCGGGCACGGTGATGGCCCTGGAAATGTCCATGCGCCTGGGCTGGATCGACCAGACCGAGCGCGATCGCGCAATCCGCCTGTTGCAGGACGCAGGTTTGCCGGTGGTGCCACCACAGGAAATGACCCCGGCGCATTTCATGGAGCATATGGCGGTCGACAAGAAGGTGCTCGACGGTCGTCTGCGTCTGGTGCTGTTGCGCCAGATGGGCGAGGCCGTGGTAACCGACGACTATCCGAAAGAGATTCTTCAGGCCACGCTGTCGGCGGATTACCGCGCGATCGTGGCCCAGCTTTGA
- the aroK gene encoding shikimate kinase AroK, translating to MRNLILVGPMGAGKSTIGRLLAKELRLLFKDSDKEIELRCGANIPWIFDKEGEPGFRDREQAMIAELCALDGVVLATGGGAVMREANRQALHQGGRVIYLHASVEQQVGRTARDRNRPLLRTANPEATLRALLEARDPLYREIADLVVETDERPPRMVVIDILERLQQLPPR from the coding sequence GTGCGAAATTTGATACTTGTGGGGCCCATGGGCGCTGGTAAAAGCACCATCGGACGCCTATTGGCCAAAGAGCTGCGCCTGCTGTTCAAGGATTCCGACAAGGAAATCGAACTGCGATGCGGCGCCAACATCCCGTGGATCTTCGACAAAGAAGGCGAGCCGGGTTTCCGTGACCGTGAGCAGGCGATGATCGCCGAGCTCTGCGCGCTCGATGGCGTGGTTCTGGCGACCGGTGGCGGCGCGGTCATGCGCGAAGCCAATCGCCAGGCGCTGCACCAGGGCGGCCGGGTGATCTACCTGCATGCCTCGGTGGAGCAGCAGGTCGGGCGTACCGCTCGCGATCGCAATCGCCCTCTGTTGCGCACCGCCAATCCGGAAGCGACTCTGCGTGCCTTGCTCGAAGCCCGCGATCCGCTGTACCGCGAGATCGCCGACCTGGTCGTTGAAACCGACGAGCGGCCACCGCGCATGGTGGTGATCGATATTCTCGAACGCTTGCAGCAGTTGCCGCCCCGATAA
- a CDS encoding SPOR domain-containing protein — protein MTSLHADEAFLDHYQLSHDPFAPRVPGFKFFPAQRKPVLGQLHHLARYSQLMLVVTGPLGSGKTLLRQALVASTNKQSVQSVVVSARGASDAASVLGQVAQSLEVAQPEVQAILSKVVQLALTGQEVYLLVDDAEQLDESALQALLELAAGVPEGRPHVFLFGESSLIAGLDELSIEEERFHVIELAPYSEEETREYLEQRLDGAGQGIEVFTREQIVDIHEHSDGWPGNINQVARDTLIEAMIASRSTAKRPSMGLKMPKKHVLALSAVVVVAVAAAVLMPKKGDKAPAEVPATQAQLPSGEGQPGAAQANNGNPAIEFSGSSQPMPLPLVGQSQPVMREPLAQAAGMGDGEEGSPAGNTALQPGNPPTVTTIAPPQGVPAGPAPAPAQPIASAPVQAVAPAPKPVATQPVKPVAPAKPAPAPTQVATAKPAPKPAAKPVEKPAASGSSGGGWYAGQKPSNYVVQILGTSSEASAQAFVKAQGGDYRYFKKNLQGKPLYVVTYGSFANRDAAVAAIKNLPAKVQAGKPWPRTVASVQQELASAR, from the coding sequence ATGACCAGTTTGCATGCCGATGAGGCCTTTCTCGACCATTACCAGTTGAGCCACGATCCGTTCGCGCCCCGCGTGCCCGGATTCAAGTTTTTCCCGGCCCAGCGCAAGCCTGTGCTGGGCCAGCTGCATCACCTGGCCCGCTACAGCCAGCTGATGCTGGTTGTCACCGGCCCCCTGGGCAGCGGCAAGACCTTGCTGCGCCAGGCCCTGGTGGCCAGTACCAACAAGCAATCGGTGCAGAGCGTGGTGGTTTCCGCCCGTGGCGCCAGCGATGCGGCCAGCGTGCTCGGCCAGGTCGCGCAGTCGCTGGAAGTGGCTCAGCCCGAGGTCCAGGCCATCCTGTCCAAGGTGGTGCAACTGGCGCTGACCGGGCAAGAAGTGTATTTGCTGGTGGATGATGCGGAACAACTCGACGAGTCGGCACTCCAAGCGTTGCTGGAGCTGGCGGCGGGTGTTCCGGAAGGGCGCCCGCACGTGTTCCTGTTCGGCGAATCGTCGCTGATTGCTGGGTTGGATGAGCTGAGTATCGAGGAAGAACGATTCCACGTCATCGAGCTCGCCCCCTACAGCGAAGAAGAGACCCGCGAGTACCTGGAGCAGCGTCTGGATGGCGCCGGTCAGGGCATCGAGGTGTTCACCCGTGAACAGATCGTCGATATCCATGAGCACTCCGACGGTTGGCCTGGCAATATCAACCAGGTTGCCCGTGACACTTTGATCGAAGCCATGATCGCCAGCCGTTCGACGGCCAAGCGACCATCCATGGGGTTGAAAATGCCTAAGAAACACGTGCTCGCGCTGTCCGCTGTGGTCGTGGTCGCCGTTGCTGCCGCGGTTCTCATGCCCAAAAAAGGCGACAAGGCACCTGCCGAGGTGCCGGCTACCCAGGCTCAGTTGCCATCAGGTGAAGGCCAGCCGGGCGCTGCCCAGGCCAATAACGGCAACCCGGCCATCGAGTTCTCCGGCTCGTCCCAGCCGATGCCACTGCCGCTGGTTGGGCAGTCGCAGCCGGTGATGCGTGAGCCGCTGGCCCAGGCCGCTGGCATGGGTGATGGCGAAGAAGGCAGCCCGGCAGGCAATACCGCACTGCAGCCTGGCAACCCGCCGACCGTGACCACCATCGCACCGCCACAAGGTGTACCGGCGGGGCCTGCACCTGCGCCTGCGCAGCCAATCGCCAGTGCGCCGGTTCAAGCGGTTGCGCCTGCGCCAAAACCTGTCGCAACCCAGCCTGTAAAACCGGTTGCGCCTGCCAAGCCTGCGCCTGCGCCGACCCAGGTCGCTACCGCCAAGCCAGCCCCCAAGCCAGCGGCCAAGCCTGTCGAGAAGCCAGCGGCCAGCGGCAGCAGCGGTGGTGGCTGGTATGCAGGCCAGAAGCCGAGCAATTACGTGGTGCAGATCCTCGGCACCAGCTCCGAAGCGTCGGCCCAGGCGTTCGTCAAGGCTCAGGGTGGCGACTATCGCTACTTCAAGAAAAACCTGCAGGGCAAGCCACTGTATGTTGTGACCTACGGCAGCTTCGCCAACCGCGACGCAGCGGTAGCGGCAATCAAGAACTTGCCAGCGAAGGTCCAGGCTGGTAAACCTTGGCCACGTACCGTCGCCAGCGTCCAACAAGAGCTGGCCTCGGCCCGCTGA
- the gltB gene encoding glutamate synthase large subunit, whose amino-acid sequence MKTGLYHPEEFKDNCGFGLIAHMTGEPSHHLLQTAMQALTCMTHRGGINADGKTGDGCGLLMQKPDQFLRAVAQEQFAVELPKQYAVGMVFFNQDPVKAEAARANMDREILAAGLTLVGWRKVPIDTSVLGRLALERLPQIEQVFIGGEGLSDQEFAIKLFSARRRSSVANAHDTDHYICSFSHKTIIYKGLMMPRDLAAFYPDLGDERLQTAICVFHQRFSTNTLPKWPLAQPFRFLAHNGEINTITGNRNWAMARRTKFANDQIPDLEELGPLVNRVGSDSSSMDNMLELMVTGGIDLFRGVRMLVPPAWQNVETMDADLRAFYEYNSMHMEPWDGPAGIVMTEGRHAVCLLDRNGLRPARWVTTTNGYITIASEIGVWDYKPEDVIAKGRVGPGQIFAVDTETGQILDTDAIDNRLKSRHPYKRWLRQHATRIQATLTDDQGAASYDADQLKQYMKMFQVTFEERDQVLRPLGEQGQEAVGSMGDDTPMAVLSQRVRSPYDFFRQQFAQVTNPPIDPLREAIVMSLEICLGAERNIFQESPEHASRVILSSPVISPAKWRSLMNLEREGFDRQLIDLNYEQGIGLEAAIRNIADQAEEAVRSGKTQLVLSDRYIAPGKLPVHASLAVGAVHHRLTEQGLRCDSNILVETATARDPHHFAVLLGFGASAVYPYLAYEVLADLIRTGEVLGDLDEVFKYYRKGISKGLLKILSKMGISTIASYRGAQLFEAIGLAEEVVGLSFKGVSSRIKGARFEDLESDQKLLAAEAWSARKPIQQGGLLKFVHGGEYHAYNPDVVNTLQAAVQQGDYAKFKEYTTLVDQRPVSMIRDLLKVKVADQPLAIEQIEPLEAILKRFDSAGISLGALSPEAHEALAEAMNRLGARSNSGEGGEDPSRYGTVRSSKIKQVATGRFGVTPEYLVNAEVLQIKVAQGAKPGEGGQLPGGKVNGLIAKLRYAVPGVTLISPPPHHDIYSIEDLAQLIYDLKQVNPQALVSVKLVAEAGVGTIAAGVAKAYADLITISGYDGGTGASPLTSIKYAGAPWELGLAETHQTLRGNDLRGKVRVQTDGGLKTGLDVIKAAILGAESFGFGTAPMIALGCKYLRICHLNNCATGVATQNDKLRKDHYIGTVDMVINFFTFVAEETREWLAKLGVRSLGELIGRTDLLDVLPGDTERQQYLDLTPLLGSSHIPADKPQFCEVDKNPPFDKGELAEKMVDMAMPAIRDQAGGEFSLDICNCDRSIGARISGEIARLHGNQGMAAAPITFRFKGTAGQSFGVWNAGGLNLYLEGDANDYVGKGMTGGKVTIVPPAGSPFETQHSAIVGNTCLYGATGGKLFAAGTAGERFAVRNSGAHAVVEGTGDHCCEYMTGGFVCVLGKTGYNFGSGMTGGFAYVLDMDNSFVDKLNHELVEIQRISGEAMEAYRSHLARVLAEYVDETGSEWGRELSENLDDYVRRFWLVKPKAATLKQLLSSTRANPQ is encoded by the coding sequence ATGAAAACAGGTCTGTACCATCCCGAAGAATTCAAGGACAACTGTGGTTTTGGCCTGATCGCCCATATGACGGGCGAGCCAAGTCACCACCTTCTGCAAACCGCCATGCAGGCACTGACGTGCATGACCCACCGCGGCGGCATCAACGCCGACGGCAAGACCGGTGACGGTTGCGGTCTGCTCATGCAGAAGCCCGATCAATTTCTGCGTGCCGTGGCCCAGGAACAGTTTGCCGTCGAGCTGCCCAAGCAGTACGCCGTCGGCATGGTGTTCTTCAACCAGGACCCGGTCAAAGCCGAAGCCGCCCGCGCCAACATGGACCGCGAGATCCTCGCAGCCGGCCTCACGCTGGTTGGCTGGCGCAAAGTGCCGATCGACACTAGCGTGCTCGGCCGCCTGGCCTTGGAGCGCCTGCCGCAGATCGAGCAGGTGTTCATCGGCGGTGAAGGCCTGAGCGATCAAGAATTCGCCATCAAGCTGTTCAGTGCCCGTCGTCGTTCGTCCGTGGCCAACGCCCACGACACCGACCACTACATCTGCAGCTTCTCGCACAAGACCATCATCTACAAAGGCCTGATGATGCCGCGCGATCTCGCGGCGTTCTATCCAGACCTGGGCGACGAGCGCCTGCAGACCGCAATCTGCGTGTTCCACCAGCGTTTCTCCACCAATACCCTGCCGAAATGGCCGCTGGCGCAGCCGTTCCGCTTCCTCGCCCACAACGGCGAGATCAACACCATCACTGGCAACCGCAACTGGGCCATGGCCCGTCGCACCAAGTTCGCCAATGACCAGATTCCAGACCTCGAAGAACTCGGCCCGCTGGTCAACCGCGTGGGTTCCGACTCGTCGAGCATGGACAACATGCTGGAGCTGATGGTCACCGGTGGCATCGACCTGTTCCGCGGCGTGCGCATGCTGGTACCGCCAGCGTGGCAGAACGTCGAGACCATGGACGCCGACCTGCGCGCCTTCTACGAATACAACTCCATGCACATGGAGCCGTGGGATGGCCCGGCCGGTATCGTCATGACCGAAGGCCGCCACGCGGTGTGCCTGCTCGACCGTAACGGCCTGCGCCCGGCGCGCTGGGTGACCACCACCAATGGTTACATCACCATCGCGTCGGAAATCGGCGTATGGGATTACAAGCCTGAAGACGTCATCGCCAAGGGCCGTGTCGGCCCAGGCCAGATCTTCGCCGTGGACACCGAAACCGGCCAGATCCTCGACACCGATGCCATCGACAACCGTCTGAAGTCGCGCCACCCGTACAAGCGCTGGCTGCGTCAGCACGCCACGCGTATTCAGGCGACCTTGACCGATGACCAGGGCGCGGCCAGTTACGATGCTGACCAGCTCAAGCAATACATGAAGATGTTCCAGGTCACCTTCGAGGAGCGTGACCAGGTGCTGCGCCCGCTGGGTGAGCAAGGCCAGGAAGCGGTCGGTTCGATGGGTGACGACACGCCGATGGCCGTTTTGTCGCAGCGCGTGCGTTCGCCGTATGACTTCTTCCGTCAGCAGTTCGCCCAGGTCACCAACCCGCCGATCGACCCGCTGCGCGAAGCGATCGTCATGTCGCTGGAAATCTGCCTGGGTGCCGAGCGCAACATCTTCCAGGAGTCCCCGGAGCACGCTTCGCGGGTAATCCTCAGCTCGCCGGTCATCTCGCCTGCCAAGTGGCGCTCGCTGATGAACCTGGAGCGCGAAGGTTTTGACCGCCAGCTGATCGACCTTAACTACGAGCAAGGCATCGGTCTGGAAGCGGCCATCCGCAACATTGCCGACCAGGCTGAAGAGGCCGTGCGTAGCGGCAAGACTCAGCTGGTGCTGAGCGACCGTTACATCGCCCCAGGCAAGCTACCAGTGCACGCGTCGCTCGCCGTGGGCGCGGTGCACCACCGCCTGACCGAGCAGGGCCTGCGTTGCGACAGCAACATCCTGGTCGAAACCGCCACTGCCCGTGACCCGCACCACTTCGCCGTGCTGCTGGGCTTCGGTGCCTCGGCCGTCTACCCGTACCTGGCCTACGAAGTGCTGGCCGACCTGATCCGCACCGGTGAAGTGCTGGGCGATCTGGACGAGGTGTTCAAGTACTACCGCAAGGGCATTTCCAAGGGCCTGCTGAAGATCCTGTCGAAGATGGGTATCTCCACCATCGCTTCGTACCGGGGTGCGCAGCTGTTCGAAGCCATTGGTCTGGCCGAAGAAGTGGTCGGCCTGAGCTTCAAGGGCGTATCGAGCCGCATCAAGGGTGCGCGTTTCGAAGACCTGGAGAGCGACCAGAAGCTGCTCGCGGCCGAAGCCTGGAGCGCGCGCAAGCCGATCCAGCAAGGCGGCCTGCTCAAGTTCGTCCACGGGGGTGAATACCACGCCTACAACCCGGACGTGGTCAACACCCTGCAGGCCGCTGTGCAGCAGGGCGACTACGCCAAGTTCAAGGAATACACCACGCTGGTCGACCAGCGCCCGGTGTCGATGATCCGCGACCTGCTCAAAGTCAAAGTGGCCGACCAGCCGCTGGCGATCGAGCAGATTGAACCGCTGGAGGCCATCCTCAAGCGCTTCGACTCTGCCGGTATCTCGCTGGGTGCACTGTCGCCAGAAGCCCACGAGGCGTTGGCCGAGGCCATGAACCGCCTGGGCGCACGCTCCAACTCCGGCGAGGGCGGTGAAGACCCGTCGCGCTACGGCACCGTGCGCAGTTCCAAGATCAAGCAGGTGGCCACCGGCCGCTTTGGCGTCACCCCGGAATACCTGGTCAACGCCGAAGTGCTGCAGATCAAGGTGGCCCAGGGCGCCAAGCCCGGCGAAGGCGGGCAACTGCCAGGCGGCAAGGTCAACGGCCTGATCGCCAAGCTGCGCTATGCGGTACCAGGCGTGACCCTGATCTCGCCACCGCCGCACCACGACATCTACTCGATCGAAGACCTGGCCCAGCTGATCTACGACCTCAAGCAGGTCAACCCGCAGGCACTGGTTTCGGTCAAGCTGGTGGCCGAGGCGGGCGTTGGCACCATCGCCGCAGGCGTGGCCAAGGCCTATGCCGACCTGATCACCATCTCTGGCTACGACGGCGGTACCGGTGCTTCGCCACTGACCTCCATCAAGTACGCCGGCGCGCCATGGGAGCTCGGCCTTGCCGAAACCCACCAGACCCTGCGCGGCAACGACCTGCGCGGTAAGGTGCGGGTGCAGACCGATGGTGGCCTGAAAACCGGCCTCGACGTGATCAAGGCGGCCATCCTCGGCGCTGAGAGCTTCGGCTTCGGCACTGCGCCGATGATCGCCCTGGGCTGCAAATACCTGCGCATCTGCCACCTGAACAACTGCGCCACCGGCGTGGCCACCCAGAACGACAAGCTGCGCAAGGACCACTACATCGGCACCGTCGACATGGTGATCAACTTCTTCACCTTCGTCGCTGAAGAAACCCGCGAGTGGCTGGCCAAACTGGGCGTACGCAGCCTGGGTGAGCTGATCGGCCGTACCGACCTGCTCGACGTGCTGCCAGGCGACACCGAGCGCCAGCAGTACCTGGACCTGACGCCACTGCTGGGCAGCTCGCACATTCCGGCGGACAAGCCGCAGTTCTGCGAAGTCGACAAGAACCCGCCGTTCGACAAGGGCGAGCTGGCCGAGAAGATGGTCGACATGGCCATGCCGGCCATCCGCGACCAGGCCGGTGGCGAGTTCAGCCTCGATATCTGCAACTGCGACCGTTCCATCGGCGCGCGTATCTCCGGTGAGATCGCCCGCCTGCACGGCAACCAGGGCATGGCCGCTGCGCCGATCACCTTCCGCTTCAAGGGTACTGCGGGCCAGAGCTTCGGCGTGTGGAACGCCGGTGGCCTGAACCTGTACCTGGAAGGCGACGCCAACGACTACGTCGGCAAGGGCATGACCGGTGGCAAGGTCACCATCGTGCCACCTGCCGGCAGCCCGTTCGAAACCCAGCACAGCGCCATCGTCGGCAACACGTGCCTGTATGGTGCCACTGGCGGCAAGCTGTTTGCCGCCGGTACCGCGGGCGAGCGCTTCGCTGTGCGTAACTCTGGCGCCCACGCTGTTGTCGAGGGCACTGGCGATCACTGCTGTGAATACATGACCGGCGGCTTTGTCTGCGTTCTGGGCAAGACCGGTTACAACTTCGGTTCTGGCATGACGGGCGGCTTCGCCTACGTGCTCGACATGGACAACAGCTTCGTCGACAAGCTCAACCATGAACTGGTGGAAATCCAGCGCATCAGTGGTGAAGCGATGGAGGCGTACCGCAGCCACCTGGCGCGGGTCCTTGCCGAATACGTGGACGAAACCGGCAGCGAGTGGGGGCGTGAGCTCTCGGAGAACCTGGACGACTACGTGCGACGCTTCTGGTTGGTCAAGCCGAAGGCGGCCACCCTCAAGCAACTGCTGTCCAGCACCCGTGCCAACCCGCAGTAA
- a CDS encoding type IV pilus secretin PilQ, with translation MKRLWKWVAAFALSIPIASATSYRGEPLSLNFQDVQVRAVLQVLADYAGVNLVASDSVQGSITLRLQDVPWDQALDLVLRSKGLARHEEGNVLLVAPAAELAGQSLDARVGQVLDAQLQPLRRELMPIHHAKASELAELLLATLADDGILTGRGSLSVDARTNTLVAYQPADRLAELRQLVAQLDVPVRQVAIEARIVEANVDYEKSLGVRWGKPLYAENVRPGKELFVDLGVERAVASVGLGLLRGDILLDLELSAMEKSGNGEIISQPKVVTADKETARILKGTEVPYQETSKSGATSVSFREASLSLEVTPQITPDNKVIMTVRVTKDEPDYVNALNNVPPIRKNEVNAKVRVADGETIVIGGVYSTTQNNVVDKVPFFGDLPYVGRLFRRDVLQEKKSELLVFLTPRIMSDQAIAVSR, from the coding sequence ATGAAGAGGCTATGGAAATGGGTGGCGGCGTTCGCGCTGTCAATCCCGATAGCGTCAGCAACGTCCTACCGGGGTGAGCCGCTGTCGCTGAACTTTCAGGATGTGCAGGTGCGCGCCGTGTTGCAGGTGCTGGCTGATTACGCCGGTGTGAACCTGGTCGCCAGCGACTCGGTGCAGGGCAGCATCACCTTGCGCCTGCAGGACGTGCCGTGGGACCAGGCGCTGGATCTGGTGCTGCGCAGCAAGGGCCTGGCACGCCACGAGGAGGGCAATGTGCTGCTTGTGGCGCCTGCGGCCGAACTCGCCGGGCAATCGCTTGACGCCCGGGTGGGCCAGGTGTTGGATGCGCAGTTGCAGCCCTTGCGGCGCGAGCTGATGCCGATCCATCACGCCAAGGCCTCAGAGCTCGCAGAGCTGTTGCTGGCAACCCTGGCGGACGACGGCATCCTGACCGGGCGAGGCAGTTTGAGCGTCGATGCGCGCACCAATACCCTGGTGGCGTATCAACCCGCTGATCGCCTTGCCGAGCTGCGCCAACTGGTGGCGCAACTGGATGTGCCAGTGCGCCAGGTGGCGATCGAGGCGCGCATCGTCGAAGCCAATGTCGATTACGAAAAGAGCCTTGGCGTGCGTTGGGGCAAGCCCTTGTACGCCGAGAATGTGCGGCCAGGCAAAGAGCTGTTCGTCGACCTTGGGGTGGAACGGGCCGTCGCCAGTGTGGGCCTGGGCCTGCTGCGGGGAGACATCTTGCTCGACCTTGAGCTCAGTGCCATGGAAAAGAGCGGCAATGGTGAAATCATCTCGCAGCCCAAGGTCGTCACGGCCGACAAGGAAACCGCCAGAATCCTCAAAGGCACCGAGGTGCCCTACCAGGAAACCAGCAAGAGTGGCGCCACCTCCGTGTCGTTTCGCGAAGCGTCGCTGTCGCTGGAGGTCACCCCGCAAATCACCCCGGACAACAAGGTCATCATGACCGTCAGGGTGACCAAGGACGAACCGGATTACGTCAATGCCTTGAACAATGTGCCGCCAATCCGCAAGAACGAGGTAAACGCCAAGGTTCGCGTGGCTGACGGCGAGACGATCGTGATCGGTGGCGTCTACTCGACCACGCAAAACAATGTGGTCGACAAGGTGCCATTTTTCGGCGATCTGCCGTATGTTGGGCGGCTGTTTCGACGCGATGTACTACAAGAGAAAAAATCCGAGCTGCTGGTCTTCCTGACTCCGCGTATCATGAGTGACCAGGCGATTGCTGTGAGTCGTTGA